One Streptomyces hundungensis DNA segment encodes these proteins:
- the rpsD gene encoding 30S ribosomal protein S4 translates to MPNQSRPKVKKSRALGIALTPKAVKYFEARPYPPGEHGRGRKQNSDYKVRLLEKQRLRAQYDISERQMARAYDRAKKAEGKTGEALVVELERRLDALVLRSGIARTIYQARQMVVHGHIQVNGAKVDKPSFRVRPDDVVTVRERSREKVPFQVAREGGYAGEGETPRYLQVNLKALAFRLDRDPNRKEIPVICDEQLVVEYYAR, encoded by the coding sequence GTGCCTAACCAGTCGCGTCCCAAGGTCAAGAAGTCTCGTGCGCTCGGCATCGCGCTGACGCCGAAGGCCGTCAAGTACTTCGAGGCCCGCCCCTACCCGCCGGGCGAGCACGGCCGTGGCCGCAAGCAGAACTCGGACTACAAGGTCCGTCTGCTCGAGAAGCAGCGTCTGCGCGCCCAGTACGACATCAGCGAGCGCCAGATGGCGCGTGCCTACGACCGCGCCAAGAAGGCCGAGGGCAAGACGGGCGAGGCGCTGGTCGTCGAGCTCGAGCGTCGCCTCGACGCCCTGGTCCTGCGTTCGGGCATCGCCCGCACCATCTACCAGGCCCGCCAGATGGTCGTGCACGGTCACATCCAGGTCAACGGCGCCAAGGTCGACAAGCCGTCGTTCCGCGTCCGTCCGGACGACGTCGTGACGGTCCGCGAGCGCAGCCGCGAGAAGGTCCCCTTCCAGGTTGCCCGCGAGGGTGGCTACGCCGGCGAGGGCGAGACCCCGCGCTACCTCCAGGTGAACCTGAAGGCCCTGGCCTTCCGCCTGGACCGCGACCCGAACCGCAAGGAAATCCCGGTCATCTGCGACGAGCAGCTCGTCGTCGAGTACTACGCCCGCTGA